The Flavobacterium johnsoniae UW101 genomic interval GATGTTTCTTGTCAAAGTACCAATTCCTTCACCCTGCCAGATCATTTCTTTCTTTTTAGCATCGATTAAATCAATGTACAAAGTTCCTTCGGTAGAAGTAGAAACGGTAGTTTGGTTTCCGTACATCATCCACGGATTCCATCCCCATCCCCAGCCATAACCCCAGCCGGCACTGAATTGGTTTACATCAACCTGCTCTCTTGATTTTGTAAAAATATTTACCAATAAATCAGGATTGTCGCTTTTTGTAAAACCTTTAGCAGCCATTTGGTCATCAATTGCGCGAAGAATTCTTCTTTTATCTAAATCTGATATTTCGACTTTGTCAATTCCGGGCTTAAAGTAAGCGTATGTTTTATAAGGCGCAAAATCGA includes:
- a CDS encoding DUF4136 domain-containing protein, which codes for MKTLKLIPLLLLLILSSCSTVTVYSDYDKTVDFAPYKTYAYFKPGIDKVEISDLDKRRILRAIDDQMAAKGFTKSDNPDLLVNIFTKSREQVDVNQFSAGWGYGWGWGWNPWMMYGNQTTVSTSTEGTLYIDLIDAKKKEMIWQGEGIGTLTRNIDKKDERIAEFVAKILAQYPPVKK